In Ignavibacteria bacterium, a genomic segment contains:
- a CDS encoding DMT family protein — MKTILLLTISNVFMTFAWYGHLKYKDVTLWKVIFISWFIAFVEYCFMVPANRIGSEEFSTAQLKTIQEVITLVVFSFFSVYYLKEELKWNYVVGFLLMITAVFFVFKKW, encoded by the coding sequence ATGAAAACAATTTTACTCCTTACTATATCCAATGTATTTATGACGTTTGCATGGTACGGTCACTTGAAATATAAAGACGTAACGTTGTGGAAAGTAATTTTCATCAGTTGGTTCATAGCATTTGTCGAGTATTGTTTTATGGTTCCTGCAAACAGAATCGGCAGCGAAGAATTTTCGACGGCGCAACTCAAAACCATTCAGGAAGTTATTACGCTCGTTGTGTTTTCATTTTTTTCCGTGTACTATTTAAAAGAAGAATTGAAATGGAATTACGTTGTTGGATTTCTGTTGATGATTACCGCGGTTTTTTTTGTTTTTAAGAAATGGTGA
- a CDS encoding class I fructose-bisphosphate aldolase: MNYSEIQSIIGADAETLLAYQCKTISKDLLQLPGGDFIDRVWKDSDRNPNVLRNMNCMFHSGRLAGTGYLSILPVDQGIEHSAGASFAANPIYFDGENIVKLAIEGGCNAVASTLGVLGSVARKYAHKIPFLLKFNHNEFLSYPNSYDQIKFGSIKQAFDMGCIAVGATIYFGSPESKRQIIEVAQAFQLAHELGMVTVLWCYLRNPAFKQDKDYHVSADLTGQANHLGVTIEADIVKQKLPENNGGFNMLNTKENPYGKTDKRMYEQLSSEHPIDLCRYQVANGYMGRCGLINSGGPSGKNDIAEAVKTAVINKRAGGMGLISGRKAFQKQMSEGVKILNAIQDVYLCKEVTVA; the protein is encoded by the coding sequence ATGAACTATTCAGAAATTCAATCAATCATCGGCGCCGATGCAGAAACACTACTTGCGTATCAATGCAAAACTATTTCCAAAGATTTACTACAACTTCCCGGCGGTGATTTTATTGACCGCGTGTGGAAAGATTCCGACAGAAATCCCAACGTATTGCGAAATATGAATTGCATGTTTCATTCGGGAAGACTTGCAGGAACGGGATATCTATCTATTCTTCCTGTTGACCAAGGAATTGAACACAGTGCCGGAGCATCCTTCGCCGCAAATCCGATTTATTTTGACGGAGAAAATATCGTGAAACTTGCTATAGAAGGCGGCTGTAATGCAGTTGCTTCTACTCTTGGCGTATTGGGTTCTGTTGCACGAAAGTATGCACACAAAATTCCGTTTCTCTTAAAATTCAATCATAATGAATTTCTTTCGTATCCGAATTCGTACGACCAGATTAAGTTTGGCAGTATCAAACAGGCATTTGATATGGGTTGTATTGCAGTCGGCGCAACAATTTATTTTGGTTCTCCCGAATCGAAACGACAAATCATCGAAGTAGCGCAAGCGTTTCAACTTGCGCACGAACTTGGAATGGTAACAGTGCTGTGGTGTTATTTGCGCAATCCAGCATTCAAGCAAGATAAAGATTATCACGTCTCCGCAGATTTAACGGGACAGGCGAATCATCTTGGCGTAACGATTGAAGCGGATATTGTCAAACAAAAACTTCCGGAAAATAACGGCGGTTTCAACATGCTGAATACAAAAGAAAATCCGTACGGAAAAACTGATAAGCGAATGTATGAACAATTGTCTTCCGAACATCCAATTGATTTATGCAGATACCAAGTTGCAAACGGTTATATGGGACGTTGCGGATTGATAAACTCCGGCGGTCCTTCCGGTAAAAATGATATTGCGGAAGCGGTGAAAACTGCTGTTATCAATAAACGCGCAGGAGGAATGGGGTTGATTTCCGGAAGAAAAGCATTTCAAAAACAGATGAGCGAAGGAGTAAAGATTTTGAATGCAATTCAGGATGTGTACTTGTGTAAAGAAGTTACGGTAGCGTAA
- a CDS encoding choice-of-anchor D domain-containing protein, with amino-acid sequence MFYTVVFIFNFLNIVMTQIFSISSLFIVSLFFAQQISSQTIVNVYQLPNSTYWNQAYGIANDSNHLFISSSTSTTSITNYGSIYTLDMNGNIVDSTATTLGSSQGLAFDGTNFFYIRRYTATCSVIKITKTGTVIDSLRFSSKYIGGITWDGTHIWISDYYPSNGMLYKINWSTKTIVDSFSTIGAQPTGLAFDGNSIYYAMDRFSTEPNLNLIYVVNPTNGDTIRTIQMPDNNPLGDVNPRGITISGRFLWLVAKSLVYPTRQALYQYDLSGSGTPAIHLPVNVFDVGNVAIGTSGQANGTIQNLGLGNLVLDSIQQLFSTSFSTNIQTPQTIAPGNSINFTLTFTPQSFDRDSAYFRLLSNDIVRGIKTIKIFGKGISAFGFINVPDSFSYGVRRINSSTKWNLKIQNAANDELIVDSAAMISLTGGFYFHNVVFPFTVPPLSSVTMRVFYYPTNVGQHSATLRIYNNSTNAPEADITLSGMSEPQSLAIAVPFWSHTVVDHPISNTFRLVKAVRTINDISGDGKPEIIVSTENYWTMALNGNASGETDSLWAFTTYIHNASAGSIGTAGDYSHQKALEVASDLNGDGFQDVVIGTGGGNEHVYAIDGRNGRIIWTYGTDHPDSFSMGDFTGVDAKRDFTGDGIPDVAAAASATDVGGVGGRRSAYLFNGQTGEMLWTAPLEGFTHGIISIGDIDNDAIPDVVGTVGEPTYKAFCFSGANGVMKWSFSPSATGSAKEVLEFPVAGQTPDVILGAFWGPIFRLDGVTGTQMWSRATNGDGVMQLVRLKDVTNDGVDEILAALLTGGAMCINGANGNIVWHNFPSENTMGCASISDLNGDGIDEAVFAVQNVGTYFLRGDNGQQLALFPATTTAQSREIAVAPDLDGNNSNEIIIGGKIGNVTLLSGGLDAPQLVRIEHSIPKTFSLSNNYPNPFNPTTSFRLNIPQLADVEISIFNILGENVTSFSYESLSAGSHEITWEGKNDNGENVASGVYLLRVKVSDDTKKLFTATKRLMMLK; translated from the coding sequence ATGTTTTATACAGTTGTCTTCATTTTTAATTTTCTGAACATCGTTATGACTCAAATATTTTCAATCTCCTCGCTCTTCATTGTTTCTTTGTTCTTTGCGCAACAAATTTCTTCGCAAACTATTGTGAATGTCTATCAACTTCCGAACTCAACGTATTGGAATCAGGCGTATGGCATTGCGAATGATTCAAATCATCTTTTCATTTCCAGCAGCACAAGTACAACAAGTATTACCAATTACGGTTCTATTTATACGCTCGATATGAACGGGAATATTGTTGATAGCACTGCAACGACTCTCGGTTCAAGTCAAGGGCTTGCGTTTGATGGCACCAATTTTTTCTACATTCGTAGATACACTGCAACATGTTCCGTCATCAAGATTACAAAAACGGGAACAGTGATAGATTCACTTCGTTTTTCTTCTAAATATATTGGAGGAATTACGTGGGATGGAACTCATATTTGGATTTCCGATTATTATCCTTCAAATGGAATGTTGTATAAAATCAACTGGAGTACAAAAACAATTGTTGATAGTTTTTCGACAATCGGCGCGCAACCAACAGGACTTGCGTTCGATGGAAATTCCATTTACTACGCAATGGACAGATTCAGCACCGAACCGAATCTCAATCTCATATATGTTGTCAATCCAACAAACGGAGATACCATACGAACAATTCAAATGCCCGATAATAATCCGTTGGGGGATGTCAATCCTCGTGGCATAACAATTTCCGGAAGATTTCTTTGGCTTGTTGCAAAATCCCTTGTATATCCGACACGACAAGCATTGTATCAATACGATTTAAGCGGAAGCGGAACTCCTGCAATTCATTTACCAGTGAATGTTTTTGATGTGGGAAATGTTGCAATCGGAACATCAGGTCAAGCAAACGGAACAATTCAAAACCTCGGATTGGGAAATCTTGTTCTCGACAGTATTCAACAATTATTTTCAACCAGTTTTTCTACCAACATACAAACACCGCAAACTATTGCTCCCGGTAACAGCATCAATTTTACACTTACCTTTACGCCACAATCATTCGACCGAGACAGCGCATATTTTCGTTTGCTCAGTAATGATATCGTTCGCGGAATAAAAACAATCAAAATTTTTGGAAAGGGAATTTCTGCATTTGGTTTTATTAATGTTCCAGATTCGTTCAGTTACGGCGTAAGAAGAATAAACAGTTCAACCAAATGGAATTTAAAAATTCAAAACGCGGCAAACGACGAACTGATTGTTGATAGCGCAGCGATGATAAGTTTGACCGGAGGATTTTATTTCCACAATGTTGTGTTTCCATTTACCGTTCCTCCACTCTCTTCTGTTACTATGCGTGTATTTTATTATCCGACGAATGTTGGACAACACTCAGCAACGTTACGAATATATAACAATTCTACAAACGCACCTGAAGCAGATATTACACTTTCGGGAATGAGTGAACCGCAAAGTCTTGCAATCGCAGTTCCGTTTTGGTCGCATACGGTTGTTGACCATCCAATTTCCAACACGTTTCGACTTGTGAAAGCAGTGCGCACAATCAATGATATTTCCGGCGATGGAAAACCGGAAATCATTGTTTCAACCGAAAATTACTGGACAATGGCGCTGAATGGAAATGCAAGCGGAGAAACCGATTCCCTCTGGGCATTTACAACATACATTCATAATGCAAGCGCGGGTTCGATTGGAACTGCAGGTGATTATTCTCATCAAAAAGCACTCGAAGTTGCTTCCGACTTGAACGGCGACGGCTTTCAAGATGTCGTCATTGGAACTGGGGGCGGAAATGAACACGTATATGCAATTGATGGCAGAAACGGAAGAATAATTTGGACGTATGGAACAGACCATCCCGATAGTTTTTCGATGGGAGACTTTACAGGGGTTGATGCAAAACGCGATTTCACCGGTGATGGCATTCCCGACGTTGCTGCTGCTGCAAGCGCAACGGATGTTGGTGGAGTTGGCGGAAGAAGAAGCGCATATCTTTTCAACGGACAAACGGGCGAAATGCTATGGACTGCACCGCTGGAAGGATTTACTCACGGAATTATTTCCATCGGCGATATTGATAATGACGCTATTCCCGATGTTGTTGGAACTGTTGGCGAACCGACATACAAAGCATTTTGTTTCAGCGGCGCCAACGGTGTTATGAAATGGTCATTTTCTCCTTCTGCAACTGGAAGCGCAAAAGAGGTTCTCGAATTTCCCGTTGCAGGACAAACTCCTGATGTTATTCTTGGGGCATTCTGGGGACCGATATTTCGCCTCGATGGAGTTACGGGAACACAAATGTGGTCTCGTGCAACAAATGGCGATGGGGTAATGCAACTTGTGAGATTAAAAGACGTTACCAATGACGGCGTTGACGAAATTCTCGCTGCATTGTTAACTGGCGGCGCAATGTGTATCAACGGCGCAAACGGAAATATTGTTTGGCACAATTTTCCATCGGAAAATACGATGGGGTGTGCAAGCATTTCCGACTTGAACGGCGACGGCATTGATGAAGCAGTATTTGCAGTTCAAAATGTTGGCACATATTTTTTACGCGGTGATAATGGACAACAACTTGCACTCTTTCCAGCAACAACAACGGCTCAATCGCGGGAAATTGCCGTTGCTCCCGATTTGGATGGAAACAACAGTAACGAAATTATCATCGGGGGAAAAATCGGAAATGTAACATTGCTTTCCGGCGGACTTGATGCTCCCCAACTTGTACGTATCGAACATTCCATCCCGAAAACATTTTCCCTCAGCAACAATTATCCGAACCCGTTCAATCCTACTACCTCGTTTCGTTTGAACATTCCGCAACTTGCTGATGTGGAAATTTCCATCTTTAATATTTTAGGAGAGAACGTTACATCATTTTCGTATGAAAGCCTTTCCGCAGGTTCTCACGAAATTACTTGGGAAGGAAAAAACGATAATGGAGAAAATGTTGCGAGCGGCGTGTATTTGCTTCGGGTAAAAGTTAGCGATGATACAAAAAAATTATTTACTGCAACGAAACGACTGATGATGCTGAAATAA
- a CDS encoding DedA family protein encodes METLKDFFIFLTDVKAIIQWGGLIAIILIVFAETGLLVGFFLPGDSLLVTAGLFAASGMFDIYTLNISVILAAIIGDAVGYYIGKRSGGALYQRKDSRFFKKEHLLKTKEFYEKYGGITIVLARFMPFARTFAPVVAGVAEMKYQKFFSFNVWGGIFWVVSMTLIGFFLGKLIPDIDKHIFKVIIVVVFLSLLPGIIKIVQIQWKKRNDK; translated from the coding sequence ATGGAAACTCTTAAAGATTTTTTTATTTTTCTTACTGACGTAAAAGCGATAATTCAATGGGGCGGTCTCATCGCAATTATTCTAATTGTTTTTGCAGAAACCGGATTACTCGTCGGTTTTTTTCTTCCGGGTGATTCTCTTCTTGTTACTGCTGGTTTATTTGCTGCAAGCGGAATGTTCGATATTTACACGTTGAATATTTCCGTAATTCTTGCGGCGATTATTGGAGATGCCGTTGGATATTACATCGGGAAAAGAAGCGGCGGAGCATTGTATCAAAGAAAAGACTCGCGCTTTTTTAAGAAGGAACATTTACTGAAAACAAAAGAGTTCTACGAAAAGTACGGCGGAATAACCATTGTGCTTGCGCGTTTTATGCCGTTTGCACGCACGTTTGCCCCCGTAGTTGCCGGTGTTGCGGAAATGAAGTACCAAAAATTTTTTTCGTTCAATGTTTGGGGAGGAATTTTTTGGGTGGTGAGTATGACACTTATTGGTTTCTTTCTTGGAAAACTTATTCCCGATATAGACAAGCATATTTTTAAAGTCATTATTGTCGTTGTCTTTCTTTCTCTACTTCCTGGAATTATTAAAATTGTGCAGATACAATGGAAAAAACGAAACGACAAATAA
- a CDS encoding T9SS type A sorting domain-containing protein, translated as MKQNYPNPFNHVTVICYQLPMNSFVILKVYDLLRQEVATFVNNEKDAGYKVVRFDASRFTSGIYFYKIHVGNFQAMRKLLLMK; from the coding sequence TTGAAGCAAAATTATCCGAATCCATTCAATCATGTAACCGTTATTTGTTATCAGTTACCCATGAATAGTTTTGTAATACTAAAAGTATATGATTTACTTCGACAAGAAGTAGCAACATTCGTGAACAATGAAAAAGATGCGGGATATAAAGTTGTACGATTTGATGCATCACGATTTACCAGCGGAATCTATTTCTACAAAATACACGTAGGAAATTTTCAGGCAATGAGGAAATTGTTGCTGATGAAGTAA